Proteins encoded in a region of the Salminus brasiliensis chromosome 2, fSalBra1.hap2, whole genome shotgun sequence genome:
- the LOC140549455 gene encoding beta-2-microglobulin-like, whose translation MKLLLSFVVACVLYVSTQAKESHPKVQVYSYSPGEFGKENVLICHVSGFHPPDISIELLKNGVEIPNAKQTDLAFEQGWKFHLTRSVAFTPQKNEEYACSVRHMKKSPQKYSWEPDM comes from the exons ATGAAGCTGCTCTTGTCTTTTGTGGTGGCCTGCGTCCTATATGTCAGCACACAGGCAAAAGAAT CTCATCCTAAGGTTCAGGTGTACAGCTACAGTCCTGGTGAGTTTGGCAAAGAGAACGTCCTGATCTGCCATGTGAGCGGCTTCCACCCTCCAGATATCAGCATTGAGCTTCTGAAGAATGGAGTGGAGATTCCCAACGCCAAGCAGACGGACCTGGCCTTCGAGCAGGGTTGGAAGTTCCACCTTACCAGGAGCGTAGCCTTCACACCTCAGAAGAACGAGGAGTACGCCTGCAGTGTCAGACACATGAAAAAATCTCCTCAGAAATATTCCTGGG agcctGACATGTGA